The Kwoniella mangroviensis CBS 8507 chromosome 1 map unlocalized Ctg02, whole genome shotgun sequence genome window below encodes:
- a CDS encoding pyridoxal 5'-phosphate synthase, glutaminase subunit Pdx2: MTIQPIVLPETIVIGVLALQGAFVEHIHYLQKLRPQGHTIKAIPIRTLSELEQCQALVIPGGESTVISSIASHTPGLLEALIEFARDPAKAVWGTCAGMILMADVDGIGGGRKKMVKGWEGIGGMKVWRNLYGTQLESFEASLTIPSFSNPSKPFNAIFIRAPAVHSLSPESQVEVVAQLPEQFLPPPPPSDSPLGEPNLEDLGKVWLKKGKKMVTSFHPELSGDVRVHEFWVEKCVLGR, translated from the exons ATGACTATACAGCCTATAGTACTTCCGGAGACGATCGTGATAGGTGTATTGG CTCTGCAAGGCGCTTTCGTAGAGCACATACATTACCTTCAGAA ATTACGTCCCCAAGGACACACCATAAAAGCAATCCCTATCCGCACCCTATCCGAATTGGAACAATGTCAAGCGCTAGTCATCCCCGGAGGAGAATCTACtgtcatctcatcgataGCATCACATACACCTGGACTGCTAGAAGCATTGATAGAGTTTGCTCGGGACCCTGCGAAAGCTGTCTGGGGGACATGTGCAGGGATGATCCTGATGGCTGATGTGGATGGGATTGGTGGTGGGAGGAAAAAGATGGTCAAAGGCTGGGAGGGCATTGGGGGAATGAAAGTATGGAGGAACTTGTATGGAA CTCAATTGGAATCATTCGAAGCTTCTCTGACCATCCCTTCCTTTTCGAACCCTTCTAAACCATTTAACGCCATTTTCATCCGAGCTCCCGCCGTCCACTCGTTATCCCCCGAAAGTCAAGTCGAAGTGGTAGCACAATTACCTGAACAATTTTtacctcccccaccaccttcaGACTCACCATTGGGCGAACCCAATCTAGAGGACCTGGGAAAAGTATGGTTGAAAAAGGGCAAGAAGATGGtcacttctttccatcctgaGCTAAGTGGGGATGTGAGAGTACATGAATTTTGGGTTGAGAAGTGTGTATTGGGGAGGTAA